Within Spirochaetales bacterium, the genomic segment TGCGCTGAAGTTTTTCGGTTCGTATTTGACGATCAATTTCAATATTTTAAGCATAATATCCCAGTCCCCCTTCTCCTTGTAATAGGGGAGGATACCGGAGAGCAAAAACGCCGATTTCTCTCCGCTGAACGCCTTCGCGATTTTTTTTTCGATATGAAAGTAGAAATCGATGTCGTCGGGCGAGTACTCGACGAGGCGTGACCAGATTTCCTTCACATTGGAAAACATATTCTTGTTGATGAATCGATAGAGGGCTTTTTTATAATAATTGATCGCTTCCTCGATATTGTTTCCTTCTTCTTTTTTCTGCGCGAGAAGCCTGACGATCTCCGCCTCTTCGAAATCGACCAGAATGAGCTTTTCCCACACATCGTACTTTTTATCATCCTGACTGGTATTGATATAGCATTCGGAGAGTGTTCTGAGTGCGTATTTATTCGCACCGAACTCCAGGATGCGTTTACAGAGAAACTCGACAATATTCCATTTATGATTGTCGTAGAAAATGCTGATAAGCATGATAAGATGGGAATCATCGACCATATGCTGCCTTAGGGAAAGAACACCCGAAATATATAGTCCGATAATACTGTTTTTTGCGTGTACGAGATGTTCATCGCATATGTCCTTGATTTCCCTTTTGACTTCTTCCGAATCCGCCTTATCGATGAGAACATCGAGTTCCTTGAAATTGTTTATCGTGTAACTGTTGAGTGTTGCCCGTGTCCATTTTTCCTTGTTGAGCAGTTCATTAATTACTTTCACCATATTCTCTGCCATCTTTATTATACCATCCTTTTATTGAATATATTCGTTATAAATAGCCGGGTCCAGAAGCCTGATTTTCCGGAGTACCTCATCGATTTTCGACTGATCGTCACCGGTCGTGATAAAGTGATCGATCAACCAGAAATAATGATTCAGCAGCCTTGGTTTTTTTTCTATTACCGCTTCCGGCCGTTCCTGCACCTCTTTTTCCAGATTATATATCGATTGCTTGAGTTTTCCCAACTCAAGAGGTCGGAGTTCCCGAGTAATACTGAACAGTCCGAAAATCGTTCCGAAAACACCCACCCATTCGGAGATTTCATCTTCGGGTATGTCCCGTTCCCTGATTTTATCAAGGAGTTTTTGAATCATGCCCGCCTCAATCGCCTGAAGGTTGATGCGGGAAGGATCGATAAAAAAGGCCTCTCTGAATAGTGCCTTGGCATTCCTCGTTTCATTGATGAGGGAATAGCAGTCGGCGAGTTCGGCAATGATATCGGCTGAACCGACTATTTGCTGATTGGCAATGCCGAGATATTCGATCGCCTTGTCATAATCACCGATAACCTTGTAACATCGTCCTATTTTCAAAAGTAATTCGGGGTCGGGAAGCCCCGACCTATGAAAAATATCCAGAAAACATTGCAGGGCATGACCGAAAACATACTGTTTCACATTATAGATGCAATGTTCGGATGTCTCTCCGACCTGCGCCAAAAAAATGGAAAACAACTCCCATTGTGCGAACAGAAACTCTCCCTGTTCGTACGTCCCCGTTATACCATCCAATCGTTCCTTTCTTTCCTGCCAGAAGGTTGCGCACTTGAGAGCAGCGGTCACTCCGAAATACTCAAAATCGATTTTGAGGGCCTCTTCCAGAAGGTCTATCGCTTCTTCAAAATGACCCTCCCTGAAATGATTAAAAACCCTATTGAGAATCCTGGAAATTTCTTCGTTTTTTCCAGAGATCTGTTTATCTGTTTTCCCTTGCAATAAGGTCACCCTGTTATGAATGTTTGCCATAAAAAAGAACGTTCGTCAATTGGAATATAGCACGATACGCATGGAACTGTCCAGTGACGAATCCAAAGATATTCCCTAAAATACTATTTTTTGGCGGGAATGTCATTATAAAGTCGCGATTATGCTCTCCCTGCTTGATTTGCGGAGATAAATGGTATAAATTTATACACAGGGGAAAAGAATTCGGTGATTGTCGAGGTCTATGTCTGAATCGATTAATTTCCCGGCCAAAGAAGGGACGTTACCGTTTTTTCCCCGCGCGCGACGTTGAATGGTTCTTGAATTTCTTGTCGTATCGTGTATAGTGAGGGATATAGATTCTTTACTATTTTACGAAAGAACAAGGAGCGACATTGAAGGCTAACATAGTATTATTGGCGACATGGCTGTTATTCTCCGCACTTGTGTGTTTCTGCGCGGAAGGACCGGAAAACGGGATTGCTGAAAGAAAAATATGCGTGTTCGATCTTCAGCAGATCGGAGATAGGTCCGCGAAAGACGCGGAGATATTCGGATCCGTCATAAAAAAAACCCTGGTTTTTGAATTGAAAGTCGCGGGTTTTACCGTTCTGGATGATGCGTTGTGGAAACAAAAACAGCGAAGCGAAGGGATAAGAAACGATGACCTCATTGAAGGAAACGCCGTTTTTAAACTCGGAGAAATGATTCAGGCGAACGTCGTTATCAGCGGTTTTTTTACGATCGAGGATGAGCGTATTCTTTTCGGCATCAAGTGCTATGATTTGTGGAGTAAACGCCTCGCGGTATCGGTTTTGAAAAGCGGCAGGGCGGGGGTTTCGGCGACCAGTCTGATCAATTCGGCGGTCGAGGAAATAATCCCCAAAATAAAGAAGGAACTGGAATCGTATACCGTGTCGGAGGGAACGGTCTCAAAGGAAGTGGTCGTGTACGAGGATGTCACCTTCAAGGAAATGCAGGAAATGGGTAAACGGATCGCGGTCACCCTCAAATCCGTCGACGAGGACGCCTATATTTTCCTTGCCGACACCTATATCGGCCGTATTACCGATGGTGAGTGCCTCATCGAGACAAAGGCGAACTCGACACTCCATATCGGTATGATAAAAGAGGGCTACCATATG encodes:
- a CDS encoding tetratricopeptide repeat protein; translation: MQGKTDKQISGKNEEISRILNRVFNHFREGHFEEAIDLLEEALKIDFEYFGVTAALKCATFWQERKERLDGITGTYEQGEFLFAQWELFSIFLAQVGETSEHCIYNVKQYVFGHALQCFLDIFHRSGLPDPELLLKIGRCYKVIGDYDKAIEYLGIANQQIVGSADIIAELADCYSLINETRNAKALFREAFFIDPSRINLQAIEAGMIQKLLDKIRERDIPEDEISEWVGVFGTIFGLFSITRELRPLELGKLKQSIYNLEKEVQERPEAVIEKKPRLLNHYFWLIDHFITTGDDQSKIDEVLRKIRLLDPAIYNEYIQ